Within the Leptospira stimsonii genome, the region GTTTCCCGAAAGTCCGATCTTTTCTCCGGTTTTAACGATTTGTCCCATCTGAACGAAAACACCCTTGTGTTTCAAGTGAGCGTATTCCGCGATACTTCCGTCCTTATGAAGAATCTGAACGTAATTCGCCTTATCCTTAAAGAAAGGGGTCGTTCCTCCCGAAGTAAATTTATCTTGAACCGCGATGACAAGACCTTCTCTCGCGGCGATCACCGAACTTCCTTCCGGAAGAGAAAAATCAAGAGCGTAAGCGAAGAGACCGAAATGAGTAAACTTTCCATTATAGCTTTGACCGATTCTCGCGGCAGATTCGAAAGGTAGGCGATAAACTACGTTTTTGGCTTTGCTCGCGTTAAAATCACCCGCCCTTACGTAAATACTCGAACTATAGGAACGTTCTTTTTGAGCGTCTAACGGCTGTAAGGTGAGAATTTTCGCCGGTTCGCTGTTTCCTTTTGAAACGAATCGAAGCGGAAGAGGAGTGTCCGATTCGAAATTTTCTAACGTAGTAAAATTAAAATAAACCGTGAAAGGATAATCCGCGCTTGGAGTTTTATTCTGGATATAAAACTCGATCTTTTGATTCTCATTTCGAGTAAGAATACAAATCCATTCGTTTGGTTTGCATTCTCCTTTGAACTCTCCGGTTTGCGAGAATAAGGAAATAAAAGGGGACCAAAGAAAAACGAGGATGAGAATTCGATTTCGCATACTGTAGAACTACTTTTTGTGAACAAAAAATAGAGTAAATCATCATTTTATAGTATGAAAAATCGAGGAAAGTTTTTCTTTCCCGAGTTCAAGAATTGGATACAAATCCCCGGTCAGCAATGATTTTTCAGGGGGCTCCAATGCGGTCCTGTATCTTTCAGTCTGAGAGGAGATAAAGAGGATCCCTCGTATTTTTTATATCATCGAGAGAAGGTTTGAGTTTTTTTGAGCAAGGAAGTAGAATTCCTCCGTGTTCGTCAAAGAAATGGGATTTCATAGGAATCTTATTGTTTCGTTGGATCGGATTCTTCTTTGAACTCCGAGTTCTGGCAAATTGGTATCCTTCTCAGCAGTTTTCTTTTGAGAACAACGAGTTCCTCTAGCTTGGAAGCCGACGTTTCAGGTTCTTTGACAAAGATCTTGAATCGGATTTTTAACGTTTTCTTTTGGAAGAAGGTCGGATCTGGTCATCCAAGATCACCGCTTCTAAGAGAAAGTTTCGCAAAGTTCTTGATTGGATTTCTTTTTTAGAAAAATACGAAATCGATCTCACGATCTTTCTTTCCCCGGCAAAGAGTAAATTTCTAGGATCGGGAAGAAGATGCCCTTGGCAAAAACCGAATTCTACGCCCTTTTTCGGACCGAGTGGGATGGATGAAGGCCAGATAAAACAAATTCTCGTATTGAGAAAATAATAGGGAACGTTGTATGAAATCTTCTCTTTTATGTTAGGGATACAATCGAGAACGATCCCTCTGAGAATCAAAACGATTTCTTTTTCTTCCTCCGTAAGTTTTGTAAAAAAGGATTCAAAATTCTTCATGTTCCCTTGCGGAATAAAAGTCGGATCTAATCTTTAAGCGGATGATAATTAGAGATTGTCGTCCAAAAGGGAAATAGTGGAAAACTTGGAGAACACTCCTTTCACAAAAAAGCCTTTCCATAAAACTGGCTAACGTCTGCCTTGCTTTATGGTTATCCTATATTTTTTGACGAAAAAATCAAGTTTTGCCGCCCTGCTAAGATGTTTTAGTTTATTAATTAAAATCTATACTCCATCCCTTGGGCCAAATTTCAATTTTCTTACTGGTTTTAAAATTTTGTTGAACTTCAGTTTTCCAATTAGCACAGTCTGAACAGTATGGTGACTTAGTTATATATTCCGTTCCGGATGAATAAAGGCATAGTAAGATCAATAATAATGAAAATGAAGCAGTAAACCTCATAATGCGATTTTCTTGAAGAATGAAAAATAGATGGCCAATTGATATCATCGTATTAGGTAAATAAAAATACCTGTCACCCCCAATTAGTAAACCGGGATATTTAGGATTTAACGCCGAAGC harbors:
- a CDS encoding M23 family metallopeptidase; protein product: MRNRILILVFLWSPFISLFSQTGEFKGECKPNEWICILTRNENQKIEFYIQNKTPSADYPFTVYFNFTTLENFESDTPLPLRFVSKGNSEPAKILTLQPLDAQKERSYSSSIYVRAGDFNASKAKNVVYRLPFESAARIGQSYNGKFTHFGLFAYALDFSLPEGSSVIAAREGLVIAVQDKFTSGGTTPFFKDKANYVQILHKDGSIAEYAHLKHKGVFVQMGQIVKTGEKIGLSGNTGFSSAPHLHFHVLKPTEDFQNLESFPTAFETDEGVLEELKEGVVYWNPSIVLPAGKAFFEDDFKICSDLSKNKLSECDEKFNPQKQRPIISLEIRKPGKRDLKVEVCNPDSVCKRVDWILQPEWKVSIWYFDWSILPVISGKYKIQVIDDLEILKTWIIER
- a CDS encoding DUF1801 domain-containing protein; the protein is MKNFESFFTKLTEEEKEIVLILRGIVLDCIPNIKEKISYNVPYYFLNTRICFIWPSSIPLGPKKGVEFGFCQGHLLPDPRNLLFAGERKIVRSISYFSKKEIQSRTLRNFLLEAVILDDQIRPSSKRKR